From the Macaca nemestrina isolate mMacNem1 chromosome 2, mMacNem.hap1, whole genome shotgun sequence genome, the window CGCACCCACCCAGTCCCCCGGTTCCACCCTCGCCCCGCCCACCCCGCGAAAGCCCGACTCCGCCCCGCTGTCCCCGCCCGTCCAGATCTGCGGTCCGCCTTTAGCACCCGCCCATGACCCCGCcagattcctttttctttctcttcttttcttcttctgaggcacaatcacagctcactgcagcctcgacctccctccccggttcaagcgatcctcccgcctcggcctcccgagcggccgggactataggcacgtgccaccacgctcggctaatttttctgtttgtttgtagagacggggtctgggtcgcccaggctggtctgggacaTGGGCTGacgcgatcctcccgcctcggcctcccaaggtgccggaactacaggcgtgagccgccgcgccccaCCCGCTGGAGGCTTAATGCCCCGCCCCTTCTCCTAGCCCCGCCCATCCCCGGCCCCACCCACCGCACCTCGTCCCGGACTGGTCCTCCCAGGCGGCTTCTCCCTCTGGCCCCGCCCCCGTAGCCCCGCCCCCCGTATCCCCGCCCTCCTTGGCTGTCCccgcctcctccctctccttccccacgTGGGCGGATACGCGACGGCCTTGTCGGTGGAGAAGGGTAGGTGGGTCGTGCGCACCAGGAAGATGAGACAGGTGACCAGCAGGGCGCCTGAGTAGAGGCACAGGGACAGGACGAGCAGCATGAAGAAGCGAAAGTTGCGGTGACCGATGCAGTTGTTGACCCACTTGCAGTGGTGGTCAAAGTCCTGGGCGACAGGGAGAGGGCCAGGCTTGAGGACTTCCCCTCCGGCCCAACTTCCATCACCCCAAATCCCGAGGCCTTCCCCCTGCCCTCTAGGCCACCTGCCCTTGGCCCATGCACTGGCTTCCACCTGCAGGGAGAAACTGGGCCACAGAATGCCTCGTGCTGGCATTTCCCTCGTTAGAGCACAGTTGGGTCTCTGTGGTATAAAGGTCTCCTGTCGGAAGACCTTTAGAGAAAAGGCTGGCCTGGCCTTCTGTGAGACGCACCCTGCTGGAACTTTGGGCAGAACGGAAACCAGCTCTGGGCCTCCACTTTCTCATCCATTCGATGAAGATGACAGTAACACCCTGGCCCAGCCAGCCTCCTGCACTTGGAAACCTGTGCAGGCCGTGCTCACGAGGGGGACGGTCACTCAGAGCCGGTAGACCCTCCACCTTGGACACCCAGGTGAGGACAGGCAAGGCCTTCCAGACCAGGTGGGCAGCCAGCCTGAGGGGCTTGGGTATCTCATGTTAGCAAGCCCAGGGGTGGGACAGAGGGCTGCCTCTCCTCCCCTGGCCTGACCCAGCCCAGGACAGATGTGGATGCCTGTACATGTCAGCACCTCTGCAGGCAATGGGCAGCCTCCCAGGACAGGTGCAGGCAGGAAGAACATGAGTGACCAAGAGTGGCTGGGAGGTACTGTCACCCTTGGCCTTTAGCGGTCCTGAAAGACAGCTTcacgcccagccccagcccctgtaTGAGGGAGGCTCCTGGTCCCAGCCAGATGTGGGGCGACGGCTGGTGGACAGGTAGAGGGGCTCTCACCTCCACACAGATGTTGCACCAGGGGCAGTGGTAGGTCCGGGGCGGGCGATGGAAGCAGCACTGTGGGCACCACTGCAGGCGGAAGGCCCCGTGGTTCACCCACACCACGTGCACTGTCAAGGGGCCCTGCTCAGCGGAGCCTGGCTGGGAAGAGGATGGGGCACAGCAGAAGGCCCTGCGGTCACTCCGAGGCATCACAGGGCACGAGGAAGGGTGGGGACGAGGTGGGCAGGGGAACCCCTGCCCCTGAGCAAGCTGTCCAAGCTCAGAGAGGATGGCAAAGGGAAGACGGGTTTCCAGCCAGGAGAGTTTTGTATGAAACTCAGGCGTTTGGAACAGTGAGTGCTGCTCTAAGTGGCATTGTGTAGTGAAGGGAGGAAGTACAAACAGTGGTTTGGAAGAGCCCACTGACTTCTGGCCCTGGCCTGCCCAGTCCTCGCATCTGAGGCAACTGGGAAAACGCAACAATTCTCTTTTTCTACACCGTGGTGGCCTAAGAAGTGAggtagggccaggcacagtggctcacacctgtaatcccagcactttgggaggccgaggtgggctgttcacgaggtcaggagtttgagaccagcctggccaatatggtgaaacccccgtctctactaaaattacaaaaaattagctgggcgtggtagcatgctcctgtaatcccagctactctggaggctgaggcagaagaatcgcttgaacctgagaggcagaggttgcagtgagctgagatcgcgccactgcactccagcctgggcagcagagcgagactctagctcaaaaaaaaagaaaaggaaagacagaaagaaagaagaaaggaaagaaaggggaggggaggggaggggaggggaggggaggggaggggagggaagggaaagagctAGGGCCACAGTAATGAAGACGTGGGGTGAAGGGGtccagaggctggaggaggggtggTAGGAAGAGCAGTTTAGGAATCCCCTGCAGGTTCCCAGCCCTTGGGGTGCCACCTCCTTTTCCCAGGGGGCTGATGCCTCACCTTGATGTAAGATGCCAGGGTCTGAGAAGTTGAGTGAAACGAGACTGAAGAAGGTGAGAGCAAAGAGGGGGCCTGTGATGACGGGAAAGACCCACTCCCCGTTCTGAGCCAGCCACCTGCAACTGAGACCAGAGACAGGCTCGGTCCCGAGCGGGGGCAGCCCAGCCACCTGCAACTCAGACCAGAGACAGGCTCGGTCCCGAGCGGGGGCAGCCCAAAGCCACCTGCAACTGAGACCAGAGGCAGGCTTGGTCCCGAGCGGGGGCAGCCCAAAGCCACCTGcaactgagaccacaggcaggCTCGGTCCCGAGCGGGGGCAGCCCAGCCACCTGCAACTGAGACCAGAGACAGGCTCGGTCCCGAGCGGGGGCAGCCCAGCCACCTGCAACTGAGACCAGAGGCAGGCTCGGTCCCGAGCGGGGGCAGCCCAGCCACCTGCAACTGAGACCAGAGGCAGGCTTGGTCCCGAGCGGGGGCAGCCCAAAGCCACCTGCAACTGAGACCAGAGGCAGGCTCGGTCCCGAGCGGGGGCAGCCCAAAGCCCCCCACCCAGGGCCTGGCTTACTCAGGTCAGGACCCACAGACCTTAAAGCCAGATCTAAAAATCCAGGCTCCAAATACCCAGGCAGACTCATAATGGCTCCACCAAATGGCACCAGCACGACCAGCCACCCAAAGCTCCCAAAATGCACAGGCACCCTTGACCTCTGTGCCTTAGCACATCGGTTCCCTAGACCAGAATATCCCCCTTTCTCTGATTCTCCCCCACCGTCTTCTGCACTCCCCTGCCTCCATCCTATCATATTCTGTTTCCCTGGCTGTCTCTTTGTAGGAAACCTAACACCTTGCCTGGGAAACTCACGGGAATGCGAAGAAGAGGCCACTGAAAAAGACCAGCAGCACCACATTGAAGGCAGCAAACAGGCTGGAGAGGACCCAGGGACGTGGGACCAGAGGCAGGGGATAGAGCTCCTTCACCTGGGGCGTGGCATCCATTAAGAGTGTCATGGTTGGGCCTCCTGCGCCTCCAGGGGAGGTCAGAGCCACCAGGcttcctcccccagcccagctTCCAGAGCTCCATGGCCACCGCGGCCTCAGAGCCACAGCCCAGGATGAAAGGAAAGAAGCTCCAGTGTGACATCACAGAGGCTGGGGGCCTTCAGTAGAACTGTCTGCAGTTTTCTGTGGCTGCCTCCAGTGACAGGCACTTCCAACAGCAAACCCCACCCCTACACGTGCTGGGGAACCGAGAGGCCCTGCCCCTGACAGGCTGATGTTGTTGGAGAAAATATGACCTTGGAGAAACACATAGGAAGAAAGTTGGTCATTTTCAGCCGGGCGTTGTaatccttgtaatcccagcactttgggaggccgaggcgggtggatcacttgaggtcaggagttcgagaccagcctggccaacatggtgaaactctgtctctactaaaaatagaaaactagccaggagtggtgacgcccgcctgtagtcccagctactcaggaggctgaggcaggagaatcacttgaacctggaaggtggacgttgcagtgagccaagatcatgccattgcactccagcttgggcgacagagtcaactccatctcaaattaaaaaaaagaaaagaaaagaaagaaagaaagttgctaggtttttttgttgggttcttttttgtttgttttgttttggtttttttgagacagagtttcactcttgttgcccaggctggagtacagtggcgcgatctcagctcactgcaacctctgcctcctgtgttgaagtgattctcctgcctcagcctcccgagtagctgggattataggcatgcgccaccatgcctggctaattttgtattttgtggtagagacggggttttgtcatgttggtcaggctggtctcgaactcctgacctcaggtgatccacccaccttggcctcccaaagtgctgggattacaggcgtgagccatatcaaacttcttttataaaaggcctcaaaaagaagaaactgaggcagacatttaaaaataaataggcattCATTCACTCCAAGAAAAGTAACAAGCAAGGCGAAAGTTCAAAAGAAAACGAGTTTTCCTCTGCCTAGCACGCTCACTTCAAGCACAGTTATAAGAGAACGCTGTCCAGAAAGCCAAGGCCGAAAGAATACGCTCCAGACAGCCCTCCCCTCCAGACCaaagctgaagaagaaaaaagaaagacaaattcttTTACTGTTACTCCTTtcccaggtttcttttttttttttttttgagacggagtctcgctctgtcgccggggctggagcgcagtggccggatctcagctcactgcaagctccgcctcccgggtttacgccattctcctgcctcagcctcctgtgtagctgggactacaggcgcccaccacctcgcccggctagttttttgtatttttttagtagagacggggtttcaccgtgttcgccaggatggtctcgatctcctgacctcgtgatccgcccgtctcggcctcccaaagtgctgggattacaggcttgagccaccaggcccggccactCCTTTCCCAGGTTTCTTAAGCATGATTATGTTTTACAAATGTCTGTATTTAGccagttcttgtttttctttcagtgcaGCTACAAAGCCACCGGCTATGCAAGGCCACAAGTGATGCTATAGATTATGTGACCTATCATATGATTAaccacctttattttatttattgtaagtCTGCTTGTAAAATCCCTGCTCTGTCTTTGTTTAACGTTCAGCTTCTTAGATGCGAATCCACTAAGCCAGTGTGTACCTAAAATAAACAATCCTCTTGTTCTCCATATCAGCCTTGCCAGTCCTCAGTTTCCtgcaacatctctactaaaaatacaaaaattagccaggcgagctggcaggcacctgtaatcctagctactcgggaggctgaggcacgagaatcgcttgaacctgggaggtggagattgcagtgagccgagatctcaccattgcactccagcctaggaaacaagagcgaaactccgtctcaaaaacacaaaaaaagaaaagaaaagattatgcGAAATGGAAGAAGCTCAGCACGAAAAGCCACATATtgttccacttacatgaaatatcCAGAGTCGCCAAATCCATAGAGATCAAAAGCAGATTTGCAGCTGCCAGggtgtgggaggagggggaaCTGGAAGATGCGAGGGTggttggttgttgttgttgttgtcttgagactgagtctcactctgtcacccaggctggagtgcagtggcaccatcttagctcactgcaacctctgcctcccaggttcaagcaattctcttgcctcagcctcctgagtaactgggattacaggcattcgccaccatgcccggctaattttttttttttttttttttttttttttgtatttttagtagagatggggttttgccagattggccagcctggtctcgaactcctgacctcaggtgatccacccacctcagcctcccaaagtgctgggattacaggtgtgagccactgcactcggcctaatttttgtatttttaagagatggagtttcgccacgttggtcaggctggtctcgaactcctgacctcaggtgatccacccacctcagcctcccaaagtactgggattacaggtgtgagccactgcacacagcctcttttttgatttttcaaaactgACCCTCACATTAAGGAAACCAAAACTTAAGTGATAACTGAAGTGAGCCTGTTACTGACCACAGGTTCTTTAGGTTCCAATAAAAATTGGCACGAGGCCAAGCAAATTTCCCAGACGAGGCTTTATTAGGGGCTTTCGTTCCACCACGGGGGAGACAGCACTGCAGGGAGAGTTCTCCGGCTGGCCCCCAGAGGAGCGCATTGTGGTGTCGTGGGCCTGAGGAGGGCGACACGGGTAATTCAGGAGGTAGGTGAGCGTTCCTGCAGGAGTGGCGTGCAGAACGCACAGGGATAAGGAGTCGTGGTAACACGTACATCGCAGGATCAGAACACGACGAGCAAGCCTCTCCCTGGCagaggcttttgtttttgtttttgttttttttctgtcacccaggctggagtccagtggcaccatctccgctcacggcaacctctgcctcccaggttcaagcgattctcctgcctcagcctcccgagtagctgggattacaggcgcctgccaccgcacccagctaatgtttgtatttttagtatatacggagtttcaccttgttggccaggctggtctcaaatgcctgacctcaggtgatccgtccgcttcggcctcccaaagtgctgggattacaggtgtgagctcccaCGCCGGGACAGAGATTTTGGTCTTGTAATGAGGCCAAGGGTAAAGATGGTCGTTCTTCTGGTTTTGTGCACACCGAGGCAATGGGGTTCACTCCCTGAAGCATAAGATTTAAAGCGGGATGCTGCCTATCTGCATTTTTTCAAGGTCCTGTGATCAGTGGATATGGCATTTTGCAAAAGATTTATAGTGAAATGCTGCTTATCTTAATTTTTTCACTGTCCTGTGATGAGcaggtaagaaaaaaaagaagaaagaaaaagggtggGGGGAGGAACGCACTAGTGGGGTTGGGAGCCAAGTCCCTCCTCTGTCTCAGTAAGCGTCAGATGATGCTCTCATCTAAtttcatgggaaaaaaaataggCCAAAGAAGGGGAAATCAGAAGGATTTATTCTTCATGGTTCTAAAACATCAGTTTCTGACAGCTGGCAGGCCTCAACTGCCAAGAGAAGACCCTGGCGCCACAGCTCGTCCTCTCTGACCAAGCCTTAGCTGGGGACGGGCCGGCCTCCAGGCAGGGCCTCCCACTGGTTGGATCCCGGGCCACTCTGTACAGAAGACGCCCCCTGGAGACCTTGGGTGGGGCAGAAGCCCCCTCCCCTCACGGACGCCCTGCCGGTCTCTCCTGGGGTGCCCGACGGGGAAGCACCAGTCTCAGTCCAACCTCCGTCCCtctggctccctcctgcccttccaCCTTTCCCGCCATTCCCCACTGTGTCCTGAAGTTGAAGTTTCTAAGAACATCCCCAGCGCCCTGTTGTCAGCTCTGGGAAGTCTAAAGTTCAGGGCTTTGGGTAATTAAACCCAAGGCTTCCAGTGGGCTCAGGGTAAATGACCTGGCGAGCGTTCCTGGAGAGATGCTGGGAGGAAGCTGAGTCAGTCTGCCTCTTTGTCAGGGTGGGGCTGAGGCCAGTGACCCTCTGGGAGTCAGGGCCCTTGGCAGCCTCTTCCTTCCCTGACCTCCACCTTAGAGGCAGCTGGCCCCTGAGACGCCGGCCTCACGACATTGTCCTGTCCCAGGAACTGGACTTTGGGAGGAGGGGAAACTGGAGGAGGACCCAGCTTGACTCTTGGGAGAGACTTTGAGGTGTTTGGGGACAGGAGTGGGGAGTCCTCCGGGTACCGCATCAGGGACCGCTTCCCTGCTTGTATGGCCTCACCAGCCCGGCACAGGGAGCCC encodes:
- the LOC105470765 gene encoding LOW QUALITY PROTEIN: palmitoyltransferase ZDHHC19 (The sequence of the model RefSeq protein was modified relative to this genomic sequence to represent the inferred CDS: deleted 1 base in 1 codon); its protein translation is MTLLMDATPQVKELYPLPLVPRPWVLSSLFAAFNVVLLVFFSGLFFAFPCRWLAQNGEWVFPVITGPLFALTFFSLVSLNFSDPGILHQGSAEQGPLTVHVVWVNHGAFRLQWCPQCCFHRPPRTYHCPWCNICVEDFDHHCKWVNNCIGHRNFRFFMLLVLSLCLYSGALLVTCLIFLVRTTHLPFSTDKAVAIVVAVPAAGFLVPLSILLLTQAVSVSSADRTYKVKCRHLHGYNPFDQGCASNWYLAICAPLGPKYMAEAVQLQRVVGPDWTSVPNPHPPMSPLLSTPSPPRPPAPTSGYLPTRKGPPRVW